Part of the Spea bombifrons isolate aSpeBom1 chromosome 3, aSpeBom1.2.pri, whole genome shotgun sequence genome, aggaataatcatgcagatccccAGAACAGGCAATTGTGATTGttgaattgttttatttagtgtactgaaCTGTGAAACCCCATAATGAGCTCATTCTGAATGGacttaaaggaaaataaactaTGAAGAGGGCACCTAGATAACTATAACACAAGGCTAGGTGAATGTCTGAAAGGGCAGCTTTAACCTCCTTGGTATGTTGATTTGTCCACCAGAATTCGCTCTATGTTCATCACATTCTTCTACTCACTCCATATTGTATTAATTGTACATAAACCTTTATTTACCAATATTTTGCTGCTCCTCCAGGAAGTGGTTCATATATGGAAAAAGGTACAATTTATCATATGTGATAGTAACTGAATGAAATGTAATCTCTTATGTGCCTTAATAATCATTAATTAACAGTCACTCCCTAATTCTCTCCAGTTGTAATTCAGTGCTGTCCAACTGTGGCCCTTCCGCTATTCttgtaaaacacaaaaacatttatacactgtGCTAATACAAATGTATCAGTAAGAAAAGtgaatattaaagtaattatcATAGCGACAACACTTCAAGGCCATAAACTCAGTGGAGCAGCTCCTTCATCACCTTCTGTTTCTGTGAATCCAAATCTTGTTAGGTActatttgcttgtcctgtttGCCCATTGTAGCGCGGCAtaacatgatggcgctatataaactaCATTAACgaataatattaacaaaaataatacattaaagaaGGATGAAAGCATACAAGGATACAATCTTGTGCCATTTCTTCAGCAGACGGGCAAAGTGCTTGCATAAGGTAGACTTACCTGGAGACGGTGTCATCATCACAGTCACTTCTCATAAGTTTTCAGAATgaaaaatgttgtaaatgtgACATGATATTTATTGCAATGCGCTCTACATACCATTGcagggaaattattatttttatcttttatttatatagcgccaacagtttacgcagcacttaatacaatacatatattcaaggggtatgacaagacgagaattgacagacgaagacaaacattaggtggagagagcccggctggCAAGCTTATTTGTGATTATTTAATGCAGGTCCCATGCTGTGTGGACCTTTACCTATGGGGGCATGTATATGCTGCTATATGAAAATTGTCGATTTTTATTAATGGCAGCAGtttaaaattagtttaaaaaaacaattatgcaAATGCATAAACCtttaatatgtttatacatGTGTTCTGATCTTTTACATGTTCattcaattaatatatatagagttGCATGCCAGGCTGTAATATCCATAGCATAGATCCATGCTCAATCATTTTGCTTTGTAGTCAAGTAGGAGCAGGGGATTTGTATTACTATATCTACATTTATCCGTTTTGCAGTATTATATCCTAGaacccagggccggactggcccaccgggataccgggaaatttcccggtgggccggaaggtccgtgggctgggcggccatgaagacagccgctgagctgccccccaggctgcccgaaatctaatcaaagcggccgctgggtgctgatgcggccggcatcagcacccagcagccgtttgcgacggccgtctagtgatgggagcagtgtgaggggtgaaagctccgccccctcgcactgacctttcacccctcacgctgctcccatcactatgcggccatcagactgctgggaatgtaatctgaacggccgatgcgtgctgatgccgccggccggctctgctttagtacttttttttttactttatatggcaagccgatccagcttaccatataaataataaaaaaaaagtgttaaagtagctccggccggcggcatcagcacgcaccggccgtttagatgacattcccagcagtctgatggctgcatagtgatgggagcagcgtgaggtggaagctccgccccctcgcactgctgcagcaccggatgtcaggtcagtggcaccctggctgtcagcatagaggagaacagtgtgcagctaccaggaagtcaagagaagtagaaggtgagtaaaataatgtattttttgtactgtatgttttttgtatttgttaaaaacaaaaaaaatcggcatgtgtgtgtatgtaagtgtgtccccctatatgccactctgcctccagaaatgccttatacccccctatatgccactctgtcccatgatatgccttttaaccccctatatgccagagttgcatataggggtataaggcatttctggatgcagagtgacatatagggggtcaaaaggcatatctggaggcagagtggcataaagggggttaaaagggatgtcatggggcagaggagcatataggagggtataaagcatatcggggaggcagagtggcatatagggggcataaggcttttctggaggcagagtgccccatgatatgccttttaacccccttcatgccactctgcctccagaaatgccttataccccctatatgccactctgtcccatgatatgccttttaaccccctatatggcagagtggcatatagggggttagaaggcatatcatgggacagagtggcacatattattttttatttaatatggcaagctggatcggcttgccttataaagtaaacaaaaatgtcccatgatatgccttttaacctcctatatggcagagtggcatatagggggttagaaggcatatcatgggacagagtggcatataggagggttgaggcatatcagggaggcagagtggcatttaggggggtataaggcttttctggagacagagtgccccatgatatgccttttcaccccctttatgccactctgcctccagaaatgccttatacccccctatatgccactctgtcccatgatatgccttttaaccccctatatgccagagtggcatataggggtataaggcatttctggatgcagagtgacatatagggggtcaacggcatatctggaggcagagtggcataaagggggttaaaaggtatatcatggggcagaggggcatataggagggtataaagcatattgtggaggcagagtggcatatagggggcataaggcttttctgtaggcagagtgccccatgatatgccttttaaccccctttatgccactctgcctccagaaatgccttatacccccctatatgccactctgtcccatgatatgccttttaaccccctatatggcagagtggcatatgggaggttagaaggcatatcatgggacagagtggcatatagggtataaggcatttctggatgcagagtgacatatagggggtcaaaaggcatatctggaggtggagtggcatatggggggtataaggcatttcttgaggcagagtgacatagggagtaaaaggcatttctggaggcagagtggcatataggggattaaaaggcatattatggggcagagtggcatataggagggtataaagcatatcagggaggcagagtggcatatagggggcataagggttttctggaggcagagtgccccatgatatgccttttaacccccttcatgccactctgcctccatgaatgccttatacccactttatgccactctgtcccatgatatgccttttaaccccctatatggcagagtggcatatagggggttagaaggcatatcatgggacagagtggcatatagggggtataaggcatttctggaggcagagtggcatatagggggttagaaggcatatcagggggcagagtgggaagcctgggggcagaggtgcataactcgggggtaggttgtcaaatgaaaggaaataaaaaccaaacatgtctcaatcatagcttttattaaatatggaaaaaaatagtctacatgaattaataaagaaataaaagtttcttaccagaatatcgtgaagaataatgtgatcagtgttttgttccactgaataaaatggaactctttcatctaaaaatgttcgcagtagtaaatgttttgatcccattctgtgtaatgtatttcatttattagggccttttaacacttttgcttactggcattttaatacaaataatgagataaaaagaatggcacatagtgtgactcaggtgtgtataaggggtgcgtgtggttaaagagcttcaccgtgagataaactatatggggctggtctccaaatttttccagggctgcttttcagtcccagtccggccctgctagAACCAGGGGCAATGTTTTTGACGGGTAAAGAAATGATCCTCCTCCCTACTTTGgtgaatgtaattatttttttactattctcTGCAGGTTGGGATCATGAATATAATATTTAGATGAAATGTACAGGCTATTGGAAAAACGATACACTGTAAAGTTTGTGTTGCATTCTATTTTAGGGTCTAGGGAGTAAAATCTAAACACAAGATGGCTAGATATatacagtcacacatacacagtataAAGTACGCATACCCACACACTTCTATATCAACACACACTGCGATTCATACGTAGACAAAGTGCATAAACACTAACAATGGTGATCAGGATTTTACTACTGAATGTCTTTTCTGTATATAAGTGATCACAACATGATCTCATACATGTCATTAGAGGGATACAAAATGTGTTTCTGCACCGTTAAATGTTTTGTCATCATACAGTCTTTTGTTATTGcaagtattttaaatgctatatttgtgttttttttaaaaaaacgttgTTTGGGGAAGACATATTATATTTCTATTCATTATTTCAAACATCTGATTATCCTAAAACCCACCACAGCTAATTAATATCCTGGATGTCCATAACCGCTACAGATACTTCCCCCAGCAAAAAGAAAGGTCCTTCTATAATCTGTGTTTTATATTGTCTATATTAATGACAATATAATTATTGGATGAAGTGCTACATTCACAGGAATTTGCTGAAACTTTTCAgctgtttccatggtgattgctctaTACTGTCCCAGAATCTCTCATTTCTTTCTTGATAAAAATAACCCACGTGTGTATCATTGGTGAACCATTTATATTCATAGTCTGTGATGTCTCCTCTTTAAACTACATGTCTCAGAATGGAGAGCACGGGGTCTGAATTCTGCACTGGAAGGTTACTTATACTTACAGCTCAATTCTGTATTCTAAAAAGGAGACCCGTACCCACATTTATTGTGCGTGTGCACAAATACACGATACGTCACATCGTAGCATTCACATATTCCTATTCACTGTAACTGGCAGGGCCCCAATGTACCATTACGAATCCCAGGGCACGCCCAGTCATTAATACCTGTTCTTTTTCTTAGTTTAGACTTTCAGTATAAATACCACATCGGGAATGTCTAATACCAGCTTCTGGGATCAATTTCATAACAGCAGctgaacataaaacataaaggtTGAGTTGTGTTGACACATCCATTCCTACATGTCATTAAACACGTATTGCGCTCATTAAACATTATGGGTAGGTGTGATGCcacctgtatatgtatgtataaaatacCATGACGTAAGCAAGTCCCTTACATCTAGTCactacaataaataatagcatgctttttgttttaataatgatTCTTATAACTATACTGACAAAcacaattaacacattttaaacatcAATGGTTCATTACCCATTGGGTGGCCGCTGGCCAGCACACCTTATGCCACCTAGCTGGACAGTAATAGTCCTCGTGATTTTCATATAATATCTGGTGTTTCTTTCTTGGTTTGTAATGTAAAACGTATAACAGAGCAAGGAGTTTGTTTGCATTTAGGGCCTCCTGGGTCCTCTGCAACTTCCGTCCCTGTTTGTTTACATTTGCACTCATTGCATATAGATGCGGAATATGTTATGACCACataataaaaaggaatattGTAGCCCCTGGGTTTGTTTGGaccccagggagatgtcccTGCTACCCgttggaaaataatatataacataatacataatGCTAAAGTATATAGTGCAACATGAGAACTGTGGATTGTTTGTCCTATGAAAGTAACACCTGAGCTAGAGGTGTGTAAACGATGCTATTATATATGTCCATTGGGAATAACACCaaatgtataaaacacaaaaatagaaGAGAATGTGGAAGAAATACTGAAAAaggtggtaacatttaaaaagccaTCGTATTTATTTGAACATATATCAGGGCATCTGCTACGTTCACAGCTTGAAGCCATTATTTTAAGTACGTGCGTTTCTTCGAAAGAGCATAATAAAATGAATCTATATCTCTATATGAAATGAAGACTTTCCTAAGTCTACATAGCGTTCATATGTCATTCAATAGAATTAGATACTTTATACATAGTGCCATATTCTCTAATCAATAAAAATGCTCACAATTGTTAATTCCATCTTGTAtaatgtagcaaaaaaaaaggcaatagaCTCAATGATATATGATTAGGAGGTGAgacatgaaaaacattttcattcatGTCACAaaaagcacatatatatatatatatatatatatatatatatacccaaaaATAGGTTTTATGTCAACATTTCATGATTCTACAATCCAAGTGACATCTGCAACAGTCCTATTAATCGTAGGGTTCAGTTTTATTAGTTAATGTTTGTTCTTTTATTAACCTTCGAGGCTGGGAGACTTTGTTGTATTTGGTGAAGTGTAGGCAACTAGCATTGTTCCAGTTCTAAGTgcactacaattcccatgatccttttcCAGGTGTCCTCTTCTAGTAGCTGCTTAACTTGACATAACAGGCGCAACTAGTCTGTGTTTTTTAAGTCTGAAAAAGAGCCTCAGTGACTTATATATTTCTCTGTACCGGAGCCCATAGAGACAAGGAGACGCAGCTTTCGGCAAAACTATTAAAACATTACAGGTCGTCATCGTCACCCATAATCCTGTTCTTAGACCTATATTATGACCCATATACAATAAAGACTCTGCAAGAAGAATCAATAATGGACTAAAGTAAAAGAATAATATTACATGATGCATTAAAAAGGTGATAGAGGCTCTAGAAGAAACACCTTTCCATATGCCGGTTTCTCTTGTCTTGTAACACAGAACTACATAACAACAAAGTATCAGCGTAAAACATATCAGAAAGATAGTAACAAACAGGATGTAACACAGCTTGAGAGCATCGTCTCCGTGTAAAGTCTTCACAAGGATTAAAGGAAGGGAGCAAAACTCAAGTGGACATGGGCCCGGAGACTGGGTAAAATGCAGTGATAAAAACACTATTGCAGGGAAGAAGAACGATGACAACCACAGTAGCATTAAGAGTTTCTTAGCTCTTTGGGCTGGCAGCAGTGACACGTAGTGGAGAGGCCACAAAACGGCCAAGTATGTATCAGCCACCATGGCAGCCGCAGTGAGGACGCCCCCGCTATAGGTAACAGCCAGCAAAAAAAGGCAGAGCACGCAAACGTGTTTAGGGATCTTCAGGCTCATCACATTACAGATGGTCGTAATTGTGTAGAATATAAGGTATATTAAGTCACAGACCAGAGCATTTCCCAAGAGCAGAAACCTTGTCTCTTGTCGTATGCTAACATTGGAAAAGATGGCGAATAATATGAAAGGAGTAGCACAAATTGCTATGCCAAAACAGACAAGTGTAGGTATgagaaacattttcatttccaCGTACGAAGGGTAGATAATCCATTCCTTAAGCATGTACTGAGCAGATTTGTCCATAAACAGAGTGCGGTTGGATTGACTTTCTCTTTGTAACATTATTGTAGCGTTCACAATTCTCAGCAGGCTGCATTCTGAAGAGTTCATGGCTTTCATGCTTGAAATAAGTTACCACCAGATATCAAACTCCTTCACTCACAAGTGGCAAGAGCAAAACGATCACTGTATCATCCATGAACATCCATGAACGTTGGTCGTTTCCCAGTTCTCAATAAATTGGAGGACGTGGAGTATTTTGGTTCGGATATTGTCATGATCACACAAAAGAATAATCCtttcattataataaatgtgttaGATCAACGTGCTTCTTTCAAAGCTCTGAGTCAAAACAGTTCTGAGTAATGTATGATGAGTGAATTTCTTGGTTGCCAGTGGTTATCACTTTGAATATATTCCCTTCCATTACCATTGAAAAGTACCAGATGGGATTTATGCCTGATTACACAAATATGGGACCTGATATTGGACATTCCAGGCTCGCTAAGTCCTAAACACAATCAAACGACACCTTTTAACACTCAGACACAGCttgatattgatttgatttagagtAATCAATATCATAATTATCTTTCTCTATAGATATCAGTTATATAACCCTGTGAAGATGAGCTGTATAATAGATTTTCACATTCAGTGCACGGCACACATTGTTTACTCATCAAGAACATCTAGAGTTCAGCACAAACTATGATTGTGCCAAGCGTTATTGAACCAATGAAAACCGATTTTAAATGATAGCTTCAGTAAGTAAATGgcaaaatcaaataataataaagcagcgAAAGAAGTTAGGAATTAAGCCACCAAAATAaggtaaacaaaaacaaaagtaacctCCATACCCTCTGTAACAAAATAGATTACCATTGGCATTGGTATTTTCTCCTACTCTTATCATTCATCAAGCAGTTTGGGACTGGACAGAGACAGCAGGAAATATCTGCTCGCAGTTTAAGCAACTTCTTACATGGTTAGAATACCATTGAGATACCAATCTATTTAGTTTATTTGGTGGGGTCAAGTGCATTTTACAGTTACATATGTTTATTCATAAGTTTCAAGGTTAAGCCAAGCATAAAAAATATGTCACCTTATactgttttgtaataaaatgtagttctaattgtaaaatgtaattttaggaATGCCAATTTAAGGAATTTTAGGATATATATTGGGAACCttgaattacatatttattattaccaaTAGGCAACTAAGAATATATTTGACACAGTCCATAAAACAACTTGTAGTGGGCTGATAGGGAGGGTAAAGGCTGTCTGGGTTGCTCTGATGTTAGAATTTGGACTTCTTTGGGTTCTTTTTGAATTTCCACACCTGGGGTGTCTATAATTAAATGAAGATGTCTTCAGTTCCCATTTCCTCCATGACTGAAACAATTTTGTACTTCTTACTTCTTTATGCTGTTAATGCTGAGACC contains:
- the LOC128484109 gene encoding probable G-protein coupled receptor 148, translated to MKAMNSSECSLLRIVNATIMLQRESQSNRTLFMDKSAQYMLKEWIIYPSYVEMKMFLIPTLVCFGIAICATPFILFAIFSNVSIRQETRFLLLGNALVCDLIYLIFYTITTICNVMSLKIPKHVCVLCLFLLAVTYSGGVLTAAAMVADTYLAVLWPLHYVSLLPAQRAKKLLMLLWLSSFFFPAIVFLSLHFTQSPGPCPLEFCSLPLILVKTLHGDDALKLCYILFVTIFLICFTLILCCYVVLCYKTRETGIWKGVSSRASITFLMHHVILFFYFSPLLILLAESLLYMGHNIGLRTGLWVTMTTCNVLIVLPKAASPCLYGLRYREIYKSLRLFFRLKKHRLVAPVMSS